A single region of the Geobacillus subterraneus genome encodes:
- the spoVS gene encoding stage V sporulation protein SpoVS gives MEILKVSAKSNPNSVAGALAGVLRERGAAEIQAIGAGALNQAVKAVAIARGFVAPSGMDLICIPAFTDIMIDGEERTAIKLIVEPR, from the coding sequence ATGGAAATATTAAAAGTTTCAGCAAAATCGAATCCGAACTCTGTAGCTGGTGCACTTGCCGGGGTGCTGCGCGAGCGCGGCGCGGCGGAAATTCAGGCGATCGGCGCAGGTGCATTGAACCAAGCCGTTAAGGCAGTAGCGATCGCACGAGGATTTGTGGCACCAAGCGGCATGGACTTAATTTGCATTCCGGCATTCACGGATATTATGATTGATGGAGAAGAGCGAACAGCGATTAAATTAATCGTCGAACCTCGTTAA